In a genomic window of Mustela nigripes isolate SB6536 chromosome 8, MUSNIG.SB6536, whole genome shotgun sequence:
- the COMT gene encoding catechol O-methyltransferase yields the protein MPEAPPLLLAAFSLGLVLLVLLCLRRRRWGLGKLLICWNELVLQPLYNLFMGDTKEQRILRHVLQHAVAGDPQSVLEAIDTYCSQKEWAMNVGDKKGQILDAVVQEQCPSVLLELGAYCGYSAVRMARLLEPGARLLTIELNPDYAAITQQMLDFAGLQDRVTIVVGASQDVIPQLKKKYDVDTLDMVFLDHWKDRYLPDTRLLEECGLLRKGTVLLADNVICPGTPEFLAYVRGNRHFECTHFPSYLEYSKAIDGLEKAVYLGPGTPTQP from the exons ATGCCGGAGGCCCCACCCCTGCTGTTGGCAGCCTTCTCATTGGGCCTGGTGCTGCTGGTGCTTCTCTGCCTGCGACGACGACGCTGGGGCTTGGGCAAACTCCTTATCTGCTGGAACGAGTTGGTCCTGCAGCCCCTCTACAACCTCTTCATGGGCGACACCAAGGAGCAGCGCATCCTGCGTCATGTGCTGCAACACGCAGTGGCTGGGGACCCGCAAAGTGTGCTAGAGGCCATCGATACCTATTGCTCGCAAAAGGAGTGGGCTATGAACGTGGGTGACAAGAAAG GCCAGATCTTGGATGCAGTGGTGCAGGAGCAGTGCCCATCAGTGCTGCTGGAGCTGGGCGCCTACTGCGGCTACTCGGCCGTGCGCATGGCCCGCCTGCTAGAGCCCGGGGCCCGCCTGCTCACCATTGAGCTCAACCCTGACTACGCTGCCATCACCCAGCAGATGCTGGACTTCGCGGGCCTGCAGGACAGG GTCACCATTGTGGTCGGGGCATCCCAGGATGTCATCCCCCAGCTGAAGAAGAAATACGACGTGGACACACTAGACATGGTCTTCCTCGACCACTGGAAGGACCGGTACCTGCCGGACACGCGGCTCCTGGAG GAGTGTGGCCTGCTACGGAAGGGGACAGTGTTGCTGGCTGACAACGTCATCTGCCCAGGAACACCAGAATTCCTGGCATACGTGCGTGGGAACAGACACTTTGAGTGCACACACTTCCCTTCATACCTGGAGTACTCAAAGGCAATAGATGGCCTAGAGAAGGCTGTCTACCTTGGTCCGGGCACCCCAACACAGCCATGA